One Candidatus Sulfurimonas baltica DNA segment encodes these proteins:
- a CDS encoding DegT/DnrJ/EryC1/StrS family aminotransferase, translating into MIKLIKPYITFEEVQDEFKEIFESGWFTKGKFVEAFREEIKSYTGAKHAYLTTSATTALTMSLKALDIKAGDEVIVSDFSFPATANVVEDLGAIPIFADVSLDTFNMLPEQLESKITSKTKAVIFVDALGSPIGIHEIKKICQKHNIPLIEDGACAIGSSEFGVRCGNIADITCFSFHPRKLLTTGEGGAITFNDDKFVDFFDIKLNHGAKVENGKFDFVDYGYNYRVPELQCVMGIKQLKKLDDIVSSRNIIRDEYIKSLEPLGFQVQKVSDDIVYNVQSLVFKVPVNTSRDDLVKYLKENGVETTIGTYCLSGTTYYKNKYNSVQPDAKFLEENTITFPCYDGVDIEYILDKVKDYK; encoded by the coding sequence ATGATAAAACTAATAAAACCGTATATCACATTTGAAGAAGTTCAAGATGAATTTAAAGAGATTTTTGAAAGTGGTTGGTTTACTAAAGGCAAATTTGTAGAAGCATTTCGTGAAGAAATTAAATCTTACACAGGTGCTAAACATGCTTATTTAACAACATCAGCTACCACAGCACTTACTATGTCATTAAAAGCACTGGATATTAAAGCTGGTGATGAAGTGATTGTGTCTGATTTTTCATTTCCAGCGACTGCAAATGTTGTTGAAGATTTAGGTGCTATTCCTATCTTCGCAGATGTATCGCTTGATACTTTTAATATGTTACCAGAACAACTAGAAAGTAAAATCACATCAAAAACAAAAGCCGTAATTTTTGTAGATGCTTTAGGAAGCCCTATTGGAATACACGAGATTAAAAAGATTTGTCAAAAGCATAATATTCCGCTCATCGAAGATGGCGCATGTGCTATTGGTAGTAGTGAGTTTGGCGTTAGATGTGGAAATATAGCAGACATAACATGTTTTAGTTTCCATCCAAGAAAACTTCTTACAACTGGTGAAGGTGGAGCTATAACATTTAATGATGATAAATTTGTTGATTTTTTTGATATTAAGTTAAATCATGGTGCAAAAGTAGAAAATGGCAAATTTGATTTTGTGGATTATGGATATAACTACAGAGTTCCAGAACTTCAATGTGTGATGGGCATAAAACAACTCAAAAAGCTAGATGATATAGTTAGTTCAAGAAATATCATAAGAGATGAATATATAAAATCACTTGAGCCATTAGGATTTCAAGTACAAAAAGTATCTGATGATATTGTTTATAATGTTCAGTCATTAGTCTTTAAAGTTCCAGTAAATACATCTCGTGATGATTTAGTGAAATACTTAAAAGAAAATGGTGTCGAGACTACTATAGGAACATACTGCCTAAGTGGTACAACATACTATAAAAACAAATATAATAGCGTACAACCAGATGCGAAGTTTTTAGAAGAAAATACCATTACATTTCCTTGTTATGATGGTGTTGACATTGAGTATATTTTAGATAAAGTTAAAGATTATAAATGA
- a CDS encoding acyltransferase codes for MNLFDLETPPALREQILKYFASSTMTDVERARLFGLPENCRMREGAKIISPENLKIGKNVWIGENAILDASGGLEIGDNTQIGLGVYIWSHDSYKSAIMGINTKENKKGIIRKKTTIGKNCFIGGPSVIMPGVSIHDKCVISPMSVVYEDLPDKTIYQPYKTFFDLRNEVQKKDLIIKEMQNDLELIKRNLGI; via the coding sequence ATGAATTTATTTGATTTAGAAACTCCCCCTGCTTTACGAGAGCAAATTTTAAAATATTTTGCAAGTTCTACAATGACAGATGTCGAAAGAGCAAGATTGTTTGGATTACCAGAAAATTGTAGAATGAGAGAGGGCGCAAAAATTATTTCACCTGAAAATTTAAAAATTGGAAAAAATGTTTGGATAGGTGAGAATGCTATCTTAGATGCATCTGGTGGATTAGAAATTGGGGACAATACTCAAATAGGGTTGGGTGTTTATATTTGGAGTCATGATAGTTATAAATCTGCAATAATGGGAATAAACACGAAGGAAAATAAAAAAGGCATTATTAGAAAAAAGACAACTATTGGCAAAAACTGCTTTATTGGTGGTCCTTCTGTCATTATGCCAGGTGTAAGTATACACGATAAGTGTGTAATATCTCCAATGAGTGTGGTATATGAAGATTTACCAGATAAAACTATCTACCAGCCTTATAAAACATTTTTTGATTTAAGAAATGAAGTCCAAAAGAAAGATTTAATTATTAAAGAAATGCAAAATGATTTAGAATTGATAAAACGAAATTTAGGAATCTGA
- a CDS encoding N-acetyl sugar amidotransferase: MSKNIKTKLKICSRCIYDERVPSIKFDSNGVCNYCHQLEKLKEDYGTGSEKGNEKFAKIIEQIKKDGKGKKYDCIIGVSGGTDSSYMLYLTKKWGLRPLAVHYDNTWNSAIATENIRKVLTALDIDLYTHVIDNKESDDIFRSFFYADVAGLDAATDLALAEVMYRAAWEYKVKYVLEGHSFIAEGITPMGSNYFDGKFIQSIHKMFGRLPMKTYPLMTLTRFLFWTIFARIQKIRPFWYIDYSKEEARAFLEKEYDWIYYGGHHLENRITSYAHSIYLPQKFNMDLRNNTLAALVRNGKMNREEAWKEYNEPPHIEKDLVEYFKKRLELSDEEYETIMKRKPKSWTEYPTYKKRFELLRPLFKVLAQANLVPMSFYLKYCFPMNKDTQK, encoded by the coding sequence ATGTCTAAAAATATTAAAACAAAACTTAAAATATGTTCACGGTGTATTTACGATGAAAGAGTTCCTTCTATTAAATTTGATAGCAATGGTGTTTGTAATTACTGTCATCAGCTTGAAAAATTAAAAGAAGATTATGGAACTGGTTCAGAAAAAGGCAATGAAAAGTTTGCAAAAATAATTGAGCAGATAAAAAAAGATGGTAAGGGCAAAAAATACGATTGTATCATAGGTGTAAGCGGTGGTACAGATTCATCTTATATGCTATATCTCACAAAAAAATGGGGACTTAGACCACTTGCAGTTCATTATGACAATACTTGGAATAGTGCCATTGCCACAGAAAATATACGAAAGGTTTTAACCGCGCTTGATATTGACCTTTATACACATGTAATCGACAATAAAGAATCAGATGATATATTTAGATCTTTTTTTTATGCTGATGTAGCAGGATTAGATGCAGCCACAGATTTAGCACTTGCCGAGGTAATGTATAGAGCTGCTTGGGAATATAAAGTGAAATATGTACTTGAAGGACATTCATTTATTGCAGAAGGAATTACACCAATGGGTAGTAATTATTTTGACGGTAAATTTATACAATCAATTCATAAAATGTTTGGTAGATTACCTATGAAAACATACCCCCTTATGACATTAACTCGATTTTTATTTTGGACTATTTTTGCAAGAATTCAAAAAATAAGACCATTTTGGTATATAGACTATAGTAAAGAAGAAGCAAGAGCTTTTTTAGAAAAAGAGTATGATTGGATATATTACGGCGGGCATCATTTAGAAAATAGAATTACATCTTATGCACATAGTATATACTTACCACAAAAATTCAATATGGACTTAAGAAACAATACTCTGGCTGCTCTTGTACGAAATGGGAAGATGAATAGAGAAGAAGCTTGGAAAGAGTATAACGAACCCCCTCATATAGAAAAAGATTTGGTGGAGTATTTTAAAAAAAGACTTGAACTTAGTGATGAAGAGTATGAAACTATAATGAAAAGAAAACCAAAGTCTTGGACGGAGTACCCAACTTACAAAAAGAGATTTGAATTACTTAGACCACTTTTTAAAGTTTTGGCACAAGCAAACCTAGTACCTATGAGTTTTTATCTTAAATATTGTTTCCCAATGAATAAGGATACTCAAAAATGA
- the hisH gene encoding imidazole glycerol phosphate synthase subunit HisH, with protein MITIIDYGMGNLGSIKNMFKYIGVEATIESDVDKIKNASKILLPGVGSFDTAMKKINESDLKEVLNEKAIKEQVPVLGICLGMQLLTNLSEEGTLSGLGWIPAKTVSFKGRIDKKYRVPHMGWNIVNKSNESLLTAGFEEFDETRFYFVHSYYVKVADVKNSILTTDYGIKFDSAIQKDNIMGAQFHPEKSHKFGMKLFENFARI; from the coding sequence ATGATAACAATAATAGATTATGGTATGGGAAATTTAGGCTCTATAAAAAATATGTTTAAATACATAGGAGTAGAAGCAACAATTGAAAGTGATGTAGATAAAATAAAAAATGCTTCAAAGATACTATTACCAGGTGTTGGCTCATTTGATACTGCTATGAAAAAGATAAATGAGAGTGATTTAAAAGAAGTGTTAAATGAAAAAGCCATAAAAGAACAAGTTCCAGTGTTAGGTATTTGTCTCGGGATGCAACTTTTGACAAACTTAAGCGAAGAAGGTACATTGAGTGGACTAGGATGGATACCTGCAAAAACGGTGAGTTTTAAAGGTAGAATAGATAAAAAATATAGAGTTCCACATATGGGGTGGAATATAGTAAATAAATCAAATGAAAGTTTATTAACTGCTGGATTTGAAGAATTTGATGAGACAAGATTTTATTTTGTACATTCGTATTATGTAAAAGTTGCAGATGTAAAGAACTCCATTTTAACAACAGACTATGGTATAAAATTTGATAGTGCTATACAAAAAGACAATATCATGGGTGCGCAGTTTCACCCTGAAAAAAGTCATAAGTTTGGTATGAAACTTTTTGAAAACTTTGCAAGGATATAA
- a CDS encoding AglZ/HisF2 family acetamidino modification protein, producing MLRTRIIPCLLLKNESLVKTVKFKEYNYVGDPVNTVRIFNELEVDELMFLDIFASKENRSINFKILQDIANECFMPLSYGGNITSLEDAKRIFEIGFEKVVINSNAFDNLKLIEEIAKYFGNQSVVGSIDIKKSFFGSQKIYSHHGKKKQNVEIVDWAKQLENAGVGELLITSIDKEGSWDGYDIELIKSVTENVQVPVIANGGCGQIEHIGEVVKQANASACAVGSMVVYQKKGMGVLVNFPDRKKLEEALK from the coding sequence ATGCTAAGAACTAGAATAATCCCATGCTTGCTGCTTAAAAATGAAAGTCTTGTAAAAACAGTGAAATTTAAAGAATATAACTATGTAGGTGATCCAGTAAATACGGTTAGAATATTTAATGAACTTGAAGTAGATGAGCTAATGTTTCTGGATATTTTTGCGTCAAAAGAGAATAGAAGTATTAATTTTAAAATACTTCAAGATATAGCAAATGAGTGTTTTATGCCACTTAGTTATGGTGGAAATATAACAAGTTTAGAAGATGCTAAGAGAATTTTTGAAATTGGATTTGAAAAGGTTGTGATTAATTCAAATGCTTTTGATAACTTAAAATTGATTGAAGAGATAGCTAAATACTTTGGAAATCAAAGTGTTGTTGGCTCTATAGATATTAAAAAAAGTTTTTTTGGTAGTCAGAAAATTTACTCTCATCATGGAAAGAAAAAACAAAATGTTGAGATAGTTGATTGGGCAAAACAGCTTGAGAATGCTGGAGTCGGTGAACTGCTTATTACTTCTATAGATAAAGAAGGAAGCTGGGATGGATATGATATCGAGCTCATCAAAAGTGTAACAGAAAATGTTCAAGTGCCAGTTATAGCAAATGGCGGATGTGGTCAAATAGAACATATAGGTGAAGTTGTAAAACAAGCAAATGCTTCAGCATGTGCAGTTGGTAGTATGGTTGTATATCAGAAAAAAGGGATGGGTGTGCTTGTAAACTTTCCTGATAGGAAAAAGTTGGAAGAGGCACTTAAATAA
- a CDS encoding heparinase II/III family protein, whose product MSAQELVKKVVNKINTKVKDSIQKSKDLNGNTHIGSDVHLIQTSYIDVKELDTSNIDIKVAIYLSQMYCEHKFDLLGSGWVENSYASVALGVEGYTYDMNMPAPKSISAEYEPIDWQKDYKSGYRWNETTWYKDQKIGHKLGSDIKVPWELARFQHLPQLAIFSIVDESLKEQNIKEFKYQILDFIVNNPPRMGVNWACTMDVGIRVANMLVAYDMFMQLDCFGVLDDEFKQTFANSIYGHGLHIVDNLEYSEFGRSNHYLSDISGLLFVSAYMESNDEINQWLAFSIQEVINEMDYEFYEDGGNFESSTSYHRLSGELMVYCTALILGLKEEKVKALQNYSIKGWKVKPKLLPLDKQEFKINNSISKIELQQWYIDRLYKIGRFTVDITKQNGDIPQFGDNDSGRFFRFSPNGKFLTNKEAVDKYLNLKGYVENDELFWDENILNHSTFVSCFGGAYEDAIFNNDMAFEKSFINAIAEQKFEQKDIPYKNIKKNSYSLDGLNHENTIIHNSKLNIINSKLITYPDSGIFIFKADDFYLAVCVTPLGQKNSGGHTHNDKLGYELWLDGKDIVKDPGTYLYTPLSHRRNEFRSIIAHNVPIVENIEQNSWNQGNIGLFCLFNESKCFVKNFGSNFIELVLEYKDIKIVRRFEINEKKVQVIDKCNRVFYKNKFGMYSNGYGKVENV is encoded by the coding sequence ATGTCAGCACAAGAATTGGTAAAAAAAGTTGTAAATAAGATAAATACAAAAGTAAAAGATAGTATCCAAAAATCAAAAGATTTAAATGGGAACACTCACATAGGTTCTGATGTACACCTTATACAAACTAGCTATATAGATGTAAAAGAGTTAGACACTTCAAATATAGATATAAAAGTAGCTATATATTTGTCACAGATGTATTGTGAACATAAATTTGATTTGCTTGGAAGTGGTTGGGTTGAAAATAGCTATGCTTCAGTGGCTCTTGGTGTTGAAGGCTATACGTATGATATGAACATGCCTGCTCCAAAAAGCATTAGTGCTGAGTATGAGCCAATAGACTGGCAAAAAGACTATAAAAGTGGCTATAGATGGAATGAAACTACTTGGTATAAAGATCAGAAAATCGGACATAAACTAGGAAGTGATATAAAAGTGCCGTGGGAATTAGCAAGGTTTCAGCACTTGCCACAACTTGCCATTTTTTCTATAGTTGATGAGAGTTTAAAAGAACAAAATATCAAAGAGTTTAAATATCAAATATTAGATTTCATAGTAAACAATCCTCCTCGCATGGGAGTAAATTGGGCATGTACTATGGATGTGGGAATAAGAGTTGCCAATATGCTTGTTGCATACGATATGTTTATGCAACTTGATTGTTTTGGGGTTTTAGATGATGAGTTTAAACAAACTTTCGCAAATAGTATTTATGGGCATGGCTTACATATTGTTGACAATTTAGAGTATAGTGAATTTGGAAGAAGCAATCATTATTTGAGTGACATATCTGGCTTATTATTTGTTTCAGCATACATGGAATCTAATGATGAGATAAATCAATGGTTAGCTTTTAGTATTCAAGAAGTAATTAATGAAATGGACTATGAGTTTTATGAAGATGGTGGAAACTTTGAGAGTTCTACTAGCTATCATAGACTTAGTGGCGAACTTATGGTTTATTGTACTGCTTTGATATTGGGACTCAAAGAAGAAAAAGTAAAAGCATTGCAAAACTATAGCATCAAAGGGTGGAAAGTCAAACCGAAGCTGTTGCCATTAGATAAACAAGAATTCAAAATTAATAATTCTATATCCAAAATTGAATTACAACAGTGGTACATCGATAGACTTTATAAAATAGGTAGATTTACTGTAGATATTACAAAGCAAAATGGAGATATACCACAGTTTGGAGATAATGATAGCGGTAGATTTTTTAGATTTAGTCCAAATGGAAAGTTTTTGACAAACAAAGAGGCAGTAGATAAATATCTTAATCTAAAAGGCTATGTAGAAAATGATGAACTTTTTTGGGATGAAAATATTTTAAACCATAGTACTTTTGTAAGTTGTTTTGGTGGAGCTTATGAAGATGCCATCTTTAACAATGATATGGCATTTGAAAAAAGTTTTATTAATGCTATAGCTGAACAAAAATTTGAACAAAAAGATATACCTTATAAAAATATTAAAAAAAATAGTTATAGTTTAGATGGTTTGAATCATGAAAATACTATAATTCATAATTCAAAATTAAATATTATAAATTCAAAATTAATAACTTACCCAGATAGTGGGATATTTATTTTTAAGGCAGATGATTTTTATTTGGCAGTTTGTGTTACCCCACTAGGACAAAAAAATAGCGGTGGTCATACACATAATGATAAATTAGGATATGAACTTTGGCTAGATGGAAAAGACATAGTAAAAGACCCAGGGACTTATCTCTATACACCTCTATCACATAGAAGAAATGAGTTTAGAAGTATAATAGCTCATAATGTGCCAATTGTAGAAAATATCGAGCAGAATAGTTGGAACCAGGGAAATATAGGACTTTTTTGCTTATTTAACGAATCAAAATGTTTTGTGAAAAATTTCGGAAGTAATTTTATAGAACTTGTTTTAGAATATAAAGATATAAAAATAGTTAGACGATTTGAAATTAATGAAAAAAAGGTACAAGTGATAGATAAGTGTAATAGAGTGTTTTATAAGAATAAATTTGGAATGTATTCAAATGGCTACGGGAAAGTGGAGAATGTATGA